A region of Photobacterium sanguinicancri DNA encodes the following proteins:
- a CDS encoding inactive transglutaminase family protein yields the protein MTSRIPFYFLVTLLIIAGVGLSQYRHDVYGVPWTPGEKRDLWELEARVEFDAIGDPVKVSMAAPETQKGFTLIDESTSSPGYGVALIDTDKGRRAEWSIREAIGKQILYYKTQMLVDDQAQFDQSPPKGETLAVSLDNPQQTAATALLDQARSLSSDNLTLTRELIKQFNDKQNQNSSLLLNSLSREDAIISLLSLEGVHARMVGGLVLEDGRRRQSINPLVEVWNGEQWLLFDPQTGEEGKPEDVLVWNQKGHSMLDVVGGRNSNVSFSIIAQDITPQRATSEKVKAEDLLNFSIHSLPVEEQAMFKTIMLVPIGALIVVFLRVIIGLKTSGTFMPVLIAVAFVQTQLVTGIVGFLLIVGTGLIIRSYLSKLNLLLVARISAVIITVIMIISVFTVVAFKIGLVEGLTITFFPMIILSWTIERMSILWEEEGAKEVFIQGGGSLLTAVLVYLAMTNEVVRHLTFNFIGVQLIILAVILMLGNYTGYRLSELRRFKPLTED from the coding sequence ATGACATCAAGAATACCTTTTTATTTTCTCGTCACTTTGCTCATCATTGCAGGTGTTGGCCTTAGCCAATATCGCCATGATGTGTATGGTGTTCCATGGACACCAGGAGAAAAACGAGACCTTTGGGAGCTTGAAGCGCGTGTAGAATTCGATGCGATTGGCGACCCTGTCAAAGTATCAATGGCTGCGCCAGAAACGCAAAAGGGCTTTACACTTATCGATGAAAGTACCTCTTCACCAGGCTATGGTGTTGCGCTGATCGATACCGATAAAGGCCGTAGAGCTGAGTGGTCCATTCGTGAAGCGATTGGTAAGCAAATCCTCTATTACAAAACACAAATGTTGGTTGATGACCAAGCCCAGTTTGACCAATCACCTCCTAAAGGTGAAACGCTGGCAGTCAGTTTAGATAACCCACAGCAAACTGCTGCAACAGCACTGCTTGATCAAGCTCGCTCCCTCTCTTCTGATAATCTAACGCTAACGCGTGAGCTCATTAAACAATTCAACGATAAGCAAAACCAAAATTCATCGCTACTGCTCAATAGCTTAAGCCGTGAAGATGCCATTATTAGCTTGCTATCATTGGAAGGCGTTCATGCTCGTATGGTGGGCGGATTAGTGCTTGAAGATGGCCGCCGCCGTCAAAGCATCAACCCGCTAGTTGAAGTGTGGAACGGTGAACAATGGTTACTGTTTGATCCGCAAACAGGTGAAGAAGGCAAACCTGAAGATGTCTTGGTATGGAACCAAAAAGGTCACTCCATGCTTGATGTTGTCGGCGGTCGAAATTCGAACGTAAGTTTTTCGATCATTGCACAAGACATCACACCGCAGCGCGCGACCAGCGAAAAAGTAAAAGCGGAAGATCTGCTGAACTTCTCGATTCACAGTCTACCGGTTGAAGAACAAGCCATGTTCAAAACCATTATGCTGGTGCCGATTGGTGCGCTTATCGTAGTATTCCTCCGCGTTATTATTGGCTTGAAAACCTCAGGTACTTTCATGCCTGTACTGATCGCTGTTGCCTTTGTGCAAACTCAGCTGGTGACCGGTATTGTCGGGTTCTTGTTAATTGTCGGCACGGGTTTGATCATTCGAAGTTACCTCTCGAAGCTCAATCTACTGCTCGTTGCCCGAATATCCGCGGTCATCATCACTGTAATAATGATTATCTCCGTCTTTACGGTTGTCGCCTTTAAGATTGGCTTAGTCGAAGGTTTAACCATTACCTTCTTCCCTATGATTATCTTGTCATGGACTATCGAACGTATGTCGATCCTATGGGAAGAAGAAGGGGCTAAAGAGGTCTTCATTCAAGGTGGTGGCTCGCTACTAACGGCAGTTTTGGTTTATCTTGCGATGACCAATGAAGTGGTTCGTCACTTAACGTTCAACTTTATCGGTGTGCAGCTCATCATCTTAGCGGTCATACTGATGCTTGGTAACTACACTGGCTACCGTTTAAGTGAACTACGCCGCTTTAAGCCCCTAACGGAGGATTAA
- a CDS encoding ATP-dependent zinc protease family protein: MLRRSFPLLALALLSGCALNQPEQHQKTLQAINAMETNVNGQLLTMSDQIDQQNEHIANLEKELLSLSEGVHNAPVRTIIQPQLIAEKPTKVIPVIVETPNPKLAHGKAILGEEEWVWLDSVKSHFKARIDTGATTSSLNAVDLQVFERNGKEWVRFNLNHQLTDVIEEPEIFEAPILRWVKIRQSTSQEAVRRPVIEAWVQLGSLHEKAQFTLADRTQMTYPVLLGREFFKDIALVDVGKKYVQGKDEPEQLTLR, translated from the coding sequence ATGCTTCGCCGTAGTTTTCCCTTATTGGCTCTCGCCTTGCTTTCTGGATGTGCGCTAAACCAGCCTGAACAGCATCAAAAAACACTACAAGCTATTAATGCAATGGAAACCAACGTTAATGGCCAGCTCTTAACAATGTCTGATCAAATAGATCAACAAAATGAACATATTGCAAATCTAGAAAAAGAGCTATTATCATTATCAGAGGGTGTGCATAACGCACCTGTTCGTACCATTATTCAACCCCAACTAATTGCAGAAAAGCCAACTAAAGTAATACCGGTTATAGTGGAAACGCCAAACCCTAAGCTTGCTCACGGTAAAGCAATTTTAGGTGAAGAAGAATGGGTATGGTTAGATTCAGTCAAGTCGCACTTCAAAGCGCGAATTGATACTGGCGCAACAACATCGTCACTGAATGCAGTTGACCTTCAAGTTTTTGAGCGTAATGGTAAAGAATGGGTACGCTTTAATTTGAACCACCAGCTAACTGATGTAATCGAAGAACCTGAAATTTTCGAAGCGCCTATACTACGCTGGGTGAAAATTCGCCAGTCCACGAGCCAAGAAGCGGTTCGTCGACCAGTCATCGAAGCATGGGTTCAATTAGGCTCTTTACATGAAAAAGCGCAATTTACGCTTGCAGACCGAACACAAATGACCTACCCAGTATTACTAGGGCGTGAATTCTTTAAAGATATCGCTCTTGTTGATGTCGGTAAAAAATATGTTCAAGGCAAGGACGAACCAGAACAACTAACTCTACGATAA